The Comamonas endophytica sequence TGGAGCAGCGCGTGCGCGACCTGGGGGTGCAGCTGCATCTGGGCGAGGCCGTGCAGTCCATCGACAAATCGCCCGCCGGCTACCTCATCAAGACGCCGCGGCGCGCCATCACCGCCAGCACGCTGGTGATCGCGCTGCCGCCGGTGGCGTTGGGCCAGGTCCAGGGCGGCATTGCCGAAAGCATCCGCGCCCAGGCCGAGTTCCAGGCCCTGGTCGGAGTGCGCGTCACCACCATCACCCAGTGGTACCGCGAGCCCTGGTGGCGCGGCATCGTCACCGCCAACGGGCGCCATGTGTGGCGCGCCTGGACCACGGGGCACTGCATCAACTCGGTGGAGATCCCGCTGGAGGAATATGCCTCGACGCAGAACGCGATACGCGTGGTCTACAACGACCAGACCGACTGCGCCGATCTCTGGGCCCGGCTGGCGCAGGGCCCGCTCGAGGCACTGGAGCGGGAGGTCGCCATCGGCCTGAACCATCTGTTTGCCGACAACGGCGTGACGCGGCCGGTGCACATCGGCACGCCCAGCCGGACCGTGTTCCGCGAATGGCCCGACGCCTGGTATTACCTGCGCTCCGGTAACCATTTCAGCAACCGCGACATCTTCCGCTGGGCCGTGCAGCCGCTGCCGGGCGAGGACGTCGCGCTGGTCAGCGACGGCTACAACCCGCAGCGCTCGGGCTGGGCCGATGCGGCCTACAAGTCATCGATCCACTATCTCAACCAACGCTTCGGCATGGGGCTGCCCGGACTGGAACGCCGGGCATGAGGCTTTCACCAACCTGCGCACGAGCCTTGGCTTGAGACCGAGACAAAGCGCTCGACCAGCAGCGCCAGTTCCTGCTCCTTTGCCGATGGCGGAGCATCCGCGCGGGCGCGCAGCACCCAGCGGCCCTGCACTTCCACCAGCAGCGGCGCGCCGGGCGCCGACTGGCTGGCAAGATAGGCGGCATCGAGCAGCGCCTTGTCGCCGGCCTGCGCCACCGGCATTTCGGCGCCGCTGCGGCATTCGGTGAAACGCGCTGCATCGCCGTGCTGGCGGTAGGTGCCGCGCCAGGTCTCGGTCTTGTCGGTGGGCTGCAGTGCGGCTGGCTGCATCGCGGGCGCCACGGGTGCTGGTGTCGAGCTGGAGATCCAGCTGGGCAGCGAAGGCATCGAGGGCATGCGCATCTCGCTGACATAGGAGCAGCCCGAAAGGGCCGCGGCGAAGGTCAGCAGCGCGATGCGCAGGGGCGGGAAATGCATGGGATGTCTTTCGGAAACAAGGGGGCACCTTAGCAGAAGCAATGCCCGTCATCGCCGTTCGCCCTTTTCTTGTGGATGGGCCGTTCATACTTCGACAGGCTCTGGACGAACGGTTTTTTTCCTCGGCTTCGGTGACATGGCGGTGTGAGGACACTCACAACGGGAAAAAACCGTTCGTGGTGAGCCTGTCGAGCCATGGACGTCATTCCACGAAGTGGTCCGTCCAACCTTCAACGAGCCCTCCAAGCCAGCCTCACCCCTGATGAAACCCCACCGTATTCCCCACCATCTGCGACGGCACCACCCAGGCGTCGAACTGCTCGCCCGTCAGATGGCCGCTGGCCACCGCCGCCTCGCGCAGGCTGGTGCCTTCGCGGTGCGCCTTCTTGGCGATATAGGCGGCCTTGTCGTAGCCAATGTGGGGATTGAGCGCCGTGACCAGCATCAGCGAACGCTGCACCAGCTCGGCGATGCGATCCTCGTTGGGCGTGATGCCCACGGCGCAGTGGTCGTTGAAGCTGCGCATGCCGTCCGACAGCAGGCGCACGCTCTGCAGGAAGTTGTGGATCACCATCGGGCGGAACACGTTGAGCTCGAAGTTGCCCGAGGCACCTCCGATGTTGATCGCCACGTCGTTGCCCATGACCTGCGCCGCCAGCATGGTCAGCGCCTCGCTCTGCGTGGGGTTGACCTTGCCCGGCATGATGGACGAACCCGGCTCGTTCTCGGGAATGCTCAGCTCGCCGATGCCGCTGCGCGGGCCGCTGGCCAGCCAGCGCACGTCGTTGGCGATCTTCATCAAGCTCGCGGCCAGGGTCTTGAGCGCGCCGTGCGCATGCACCAGCGCATCGACGCTGGCCAGCGCCTCGAACTTGTTGGGCGCCGTCACGAACGGCAGGCCCGTGAGCTGCGCCAACTCGGCCGCCACCGCGCCCGCATAGCCGTTCGGCGCATTCAAACCCGTGCCCACGGCCGTGCCGCCCAGCGCCAGCTCGCACAGGTGCGGAATGGCCGCGCGCACATGGCCCTGGCCATGCGCCAGCTGCGCCGCGTAGCCCGAGAACTCCTGGCCCAGCGTCAGCGGCGTTGCATCCTGCAGATGGGTGCGGCCGATCTTGATGATGCCGTCGAAGGCCTTGGCCTTTTCCTCGAGCGTGGCCTGCAGCTTGGCGATGGCCGGCAGCAGCTGGTGCGTCAGCGCCTGCACGGCCGCGACATGCATTGCCGTGGGGAACACGTCGTTGCTCGACTGGCTCTTGTTGACGTCGTCGTTCGGATGCACCAGCCGGCTCTCGCCGCGCTGCCCGCCCAGCAGTTCGCTGGCGCGGTTGGCCAGCACCTCGTTGACGTTCATGTTGGTCTGCGTGCCCGAGCCCGTCTGCCAGACGACCAGCGGGAACTCGCCCTCGTGCTGGCCGGCAACCACCTCGTCGGCCGCCGCGATGATGGCTTCGGACTTGGCGCCCTCGAGCAGGCCCAGTTCGCGGTTGACCTGGGAGGACACGCGCTTGACCAGCGCCAGCGCGTGGATCAGCTCGCGCGGCTGGCGCTCGCCGGAGATGTCGAAATTGAGCAGCGAGCGCTGCGTCTGCGCCCCCCAGAGCCTGTCGGCGGGCACCTCGATGGGGCCGAAAGTGTCATGTTCCTGTCGCGTAGCCGGTTGCGTCATCCACAAGTCTCCTGAGGGTTGAGAGGAAAAAATCCACCGGGGAATGATATCCATTCTCAATGGATTGCTGGCGTTGCACTCTGTGGCGCGTGCCCGAAGGCGGTGCCGAGCGTCCAAGTGTTATAGAAGACTACCGGGCTTTGCCACGCTTGGCGAGGAAGCGCGGGATAATCCCGGGTTGCTGTCGCTGTTACCTTCTCTAGAAAACCCACGATGACCACCACGATCCGCCAGCAGGACCTGATCGATTCGATCGCAGGCGCCCTGCAGTACATCAGCTACTACCACCCCGCCGACTACATCGCCCACCTGGCGCGCGCCTGGGAGCGCGAGCAGAGCCCGGCGGCCAAGGACGCGATGGCCCAGATCCTCACCAACTCGAAGATGTCGGCCATCGGCCGCCGCCCGATCTGCCAGGACACCGGCATCGTCAACGTCTTCCTGAAGATCGGCATGGACGTGCGCTGGGAAGGCTTCACCGGCGGCCTCGAGGACGCGATCAACGAGGGCGTGCGCCGCGGCTACAACCACCCCGACAACACGCTGCGCGCCTCCGTCGTGGCCGACCCGCACTTCGCGCGCAAGAACACCAAGGACAACACGCCGGCCGTGATCTTCACGCAGATCGTGCCCGGCAACACGGTCGACATCACCGTTGCGGCCAAGGGCGGCGGCTCGGAGAACAAGTCGAAGATGATCATGATGAACCCGGGCGACAGCATCGTCGACTGGGTGCTCAAGACCATCCCCACGATGGGCGCGGGCTGGTGCCCGCCGGGCATGATCGGCATCGGCATCGGCGGCACCGCCGAGAAGGCCGTGCTGCTGGCCAAGGAAAGCCTGATGGAAGACCTCGACATGTACGAGCTGCAGGCCAAGTCGCAGCGCGGCGAGAAGCTCGACCAGGTGGAGGAGATGCGCCTGGAGCTCTACGAGAAGGTCAATGCCCTCGGCATCGGCGCCCAGGGCCTGGGCGGCCTGTCCACCGTGCTCGACGTCAAGATCAAGATGTACCCGACGCACGCGGCTTCCAAGCCCGTGGCGATGATCCCCAACTGCGCCGCCACGCGCCACGCGCATTTCGTGATGGACGGCTCGGGCCCGGTCTACCTCGACGCGCCTTCGCTGGACCTGTGGCCCAAGGTCGACTGGGCGCCCGACACGCAGAAAAGCAAGCGCGTGGACCTGAACAACCTGACCAAGCAGGAAGTCGCGAGCTGGAAGCCCGGCGACACCCTGCTGCTCAACGGCAAGATGCTCACCGGCCGCGACGCCGCGCACAAGCGCATCCAGGACATGCTGGCCAAGGGCGAACCCCTGCCCGTGGACTTCACCAACCGCGTGATCTACTACGTCGGCCCCGTGGATCCGGTGGGTGGCGAAGCCGTGGGCCCGGCCGGCCCGACCACGGCCACGCGCATGGACTCGTTCACCAACATGATGCTGGAGAAGACCGGCCTGATCGCGATGATCGGCAAGGCCGAGCGCGGCCCGGTGGCGATCGAGGCCATCAAGCAGCACCAGAGCGCCTACCTGATGGCCGTGGGCGGCGCCGC is a genomic window containing:
- a CDS encoding FAD-dependent oxidoreductase, coding for MSHLLLGGEVDAPAAVAPAPAELSQPQPALAADDTTAHCAIAIIGGGVAGLHTALRLAERFGPRLCLFEQDACLGGRVSDIPASDEQAAGPFVQLGARRIMEGQSVLTQLAEELGIPLQKPEMLEELGFTRGMYATNNDEFIRVFPGLDVDRSRGGYEIQLYEKLLRGPERRHVDDYPNLRAYAEKVIGAEGCAFLHGTYRFRADHEYDLSAKAYLDYLDEENDAGAICPSGHCQSLYPVGGMSAYTRGMEQRVRDLGVQLHLGEAVQSIDKSPAGYLIKTPRRAITASTLVIALPPVALGQVQGGIAESIRAQAEFQALVGVRVTTITQWYREPWWRGIVTANGRHVWRAWTTGHCINSVEIPLEEYASTQNAIRVVYNDQTDCADLWARLAQGPLEALEREVAIGLNHLFADNGVTRPVHIGTPSRTVFREWPDAWYYLRSGNHFSNRDIFRWAVQPLPGEDVALVSDGYNPQRSGWADAAYKSSIHYLNQRFGMGLPGLERRA
- the fumC gene encoding class II fumarate hydratase encodes the protein MTQPATRQEHDTFGPIEVPADRLWGAQTQRSLLNFDISGERQPRELIHALALVKRVSSQVNRELGLLEGAKSEAIIAAADEVVAGQHEGEFPLVVWQTGSGTQTNMNVNEVLANRASELLGGQRGESRLVHPNDDVNKSQSSNDVFPTAMHVAAVQALTHQLLPAIAKLQATLEEKAKAFDGIIKIGRTHLQDATPLTLGQEFSGYAAQLAHGQGHVRAAIPHLCELALGGTAVGTGLNAPNGYAGAVAAELAQLTGLPFVTAPNKFEALASVDALVHAHGALKTLAASLMKIANDVRWLASGPRSGIGELSIPENEPGSSIMPGKVNPTQSEALTMLAAQVMGNDVAINIGGASGNFELNVFRPMVIHNFLQSVRLLSDGMRSFNDHCAVGITPNEDRIAELVQRSLMLVTALNPHIGYDKAAYIAKKAHREGTSLREAAVASGHLTGEQFDAWVVPSQMVGNTVGFHQG
- a CDS encoding fumarate hydratase gives rise to the protein MTTTIRQQDLIDSIAGALQYISYYHPADYIAHLARAWEREQSPAAKDAMAQILTNSKMSAIGRRPICQDTGIVNVFLKIGMDVRWEGFTGGLEDAINEGVRRGYNHPDNTLRASVVADPHFARKNTKDNTPAVIFTQIVPGNTVDITVAAKGGGSENKSKMIMMNPGDSIVDWVLKTIPTMGAGWCPPGMIGIGIGGTAEKAVLLAKESLMEDLDMYELQAKSQRGEKLDQVEEMRLELYEKVNALGIGAQGLGGLSTVLDVKIKMYPTHAASKPVAMIPNCAATRHAHFVMDGSGPVYLDAPSLDLWPKVDWAPDTQKSKRVDLNNLTKQEVASWKPGDTLLLNGKMLTGRDAAHKRIQDMLAKGEPLPVDFTNRVIYYVGPVDPVGGEAVGPAGPTTATRMDSFTNMMLEKTGLIAMIGKAERGPVAIEAIKQHQSAYLMAVGGAAYLVSKAIRNAKVVGFADLGMEAIYEFDVVDMPVTVAVDAGGTSAHITGPAIWKEKIATGEFKGIALAGA